The following are from one region of the Aspergillus luchuensis IFO 4308 DNA, chromosome 4, nearly complete sequence genome:
- a CDS encoding transcription factor domain-containing protein (COG:K;~EggNog:ENOG410PJAX;~InterPro:IPR036864,IPR007219,IPR001138;~PFAM:PF00172,PF04082;~antiSMASH:Cluster_4.1;~go_function: GO:0000981 - DNA-binding transcription factor activity, RNA polymerase II-specific [Evidence IEA];~go_function: GO:0003677 - DNA binding [Evidence IEA];~go_function: GO:0008270 - zinc ion binding [Evidence IEA];~go_process: GO:0006351 - transcription, DNA-templated [Evidence IEA];~go_process: GO:0006355 - regulation of transcription, DNA-templated [Evidence IEA]) gives MAEGRRSARACDECRRLKEKCEGGIPCRRCAHFRRPCESKALASRARDFRIYVPRTRPAKSEVQELLDRCRYMEQILKHTIEGIELDTKSLSRLANSFTTGKSSDHIGVTSPAGLALEEEDCTIDPVGDTTTHFSGEFSYWNFSMRIKQRIQSRMRTKSPDRVSGYWRAQHLKTNEHLSAALACFPPRPITGFLVKTFLKYAATHWFLVDEDWLLDRVHRLYTDPASLGDTAAAVASILLSVLAIGTQYAHLESPSDRDPKNQTSSFSEEDVGVRFYEQSIRLLPEIIELSCLESVQACLLLGFYALPVDASGLGYIYVNLAVRLAMQNGMHRKCRRDAFSPVMMETRNRVWWTAYSLERLISIFHGRPLSVHRGDVDADLPKARADMGQTQSAWSPQCAVISIQMLDWLEEFLHDISRLRHAQPAALPVVIGQLIARKESWNRWWAGISDTLVNPIQMGDQPNRAVMHLCLESCLLRMFIGRPFLLRKESPTHHNANAQESSEESYFQPSDRDSLIGDCIQAAQEALEICRQLRDHGPGLARASYLEYSACRAALLVLIAFSVQNLSDALRQPMREGLALLREMSAAGDSARSEVSLLEALERSLARLHTVAQRPEPASESTGLVSDYEAFRNWGTTCKKPASDAAPLHPDTVEPWTVPPDGMEQLPPFDPTLDISIFGGANLSPSATWPTRTETQVLEEFLAGSSLDPIWTHVDLP, from the exons ATGGCAGAAGGCCGTCGGTCTGCCCGCGC ATGCGACGAATGTCGCCGCTTGAAGGAAAAATGCGAAGGAGGAATCCCCTGCCGACGATGCGCCCATTTCCGACGTCCCTGTGAATCCAAAGCCCTCGCGTCGCGCGCCCGAGATTTTCGCATTTACGTTCCCAG AACACGGCCAGCCAAGTCCGAGGTACAGGAGTTGCTGGACCGATGCAGGTACATGGAGCAAATCTTGAAGCATACAATTGAGGGCATCGAGCTCGACACCAAGAGCCTGTCCCGTCTGGCCAACTCCTTCACTACCGGGAAAAGTTCAGATCATATAGGAGTGACTAGTCCGGCTGGACTTgctctggaggaagaggattgtACGATCGATCCGGTTGGTGATACCACCACGC ACTTCTCTGGAGAATTCTCCTATTGGAATTTTTCCATGCGCATCAAACAGCGCATCCAAAGTCGCATGCGGACCAAGAGCCCCGACCGTGTTTCGGGGTACTGGCGGGCCCAACATCTCAAGACCAACGAGCATTTATCAGCAGCGCTGGCATGCTTTCCCCCTCGTCCGATTACTGGCTTCCTGGTCAAGACCTTTCTCAAATATGCTGCCACACATTGGTTTCTGGTAGATGAAGATTGGCTGTTGGACCGTGTGCACCGGTTATACACCGACCCTGCCAGTCTTGGAGATACGGCTGCCGCGGTGGCAAGCATCCTGCTGTCTGTGCTCGCAATCGGAACTCAATATGCACATTTGGAGTCCCCTAGTGACCGAGATCCCAAGAATCAgacctcctccttttccgAAGAAGATGTCGGGGTGCGATTCTACGAACAGTCAATCAGACTACTACCGGAAATAATCGAACTGTCCTGCTTGGAGAGCGTACAAGCATGTCTACTGCTCGGATTCTATGCTCTTCCAGTGGATGCCTCTGGACTTGGCTACATCTACGTGAACCTGGCGGTGCGTCTGGCTATGCAAAACGGCATGCATCGGAAATGCCGCCGGGATGCGTTCAGCCCGGTCATGATGGAGACGCGGAACCGGGTCTGGTGGACTGCATATTCCCTGGAGAG GTTAATTTCGATCTTCCACGGACGCCCCTTGTCTGTGCATCGCGGGGATGTGGATGCAGACCTCCCCAAGGCTCGCGCAGACATGGGCCAGACACAGTCCGCCTGGAGCCCGCAATGTGCAGTCATCTCAATTCAGATGCTAGACTGGCTGGAGGAATTTCTCCATGACAT ATCTCGTCTCAGGCACGCCCAACCAGCAGCACTGCCCGTTGTCATAGGCCAGCTAATAGCCCGCAAAGAGTCCTGGAATCGCTGGTGGGCAGGCATCTCTGACACGCTCGTCAACCCAATCCAAATGGGAGACCAACCGAATCGCGCCGTTATGCACCTGTGTTTGGAATCATGTCTCCTGCGCATGTTCATCGGTCGCCCATTCCTTCTCCGCAAGGAGTCCCCTACTCATCACAATGCAAATGCCCAAGAGTCTTCCGAGGAATCGTACTTCCAGCCTTCCGACCGCGATAGTCTCATCGGCGATTGCATCCAAGCGGCTCAGGAGGCATTGGAGATCTGTCGCCAGCTGCGCGATCACGGACCGGGACTGGCACGAGCGTCCTATCTGGAGTACAGCGCATGTAGGGCTGCTCTACTGGTACTCATCGCATTCTCTGTGCAGAATCTGTCAGACGCCTTGCGCCAGCCCATGCGGGAGGGACTCGCGTTGCTCCGGGAGATGTCCGCAGCAGGTGATTCTGCACGATCGGAAGTATCCCTACTTGAAGCATTGGAGAGATCCCTCGCGCGTCTGCACACAGTGGCCCAGCGACCAGAGCCCGCTTCGGAATCTACGGGCCTGGTGTCTGACTACGAGGCCTTCCGCAACTGGGGAACGACGTGCAAAAAACCTGCATCCGACGCGGCCCCACTGCACCCTGACACAGTCGAGCCGTGGACGGTTCCGCCGGACGGAATGGAGCAGCTACCCCCGTTCGATCCAACCCTggatatctccatcttcggCGGTGCCAATCTATCGCCGTCCGCAACCTGGCCCACCCGCACAGAGACCCAAGTGCTAGAAGAGTTCCTGGCCGGTTCGAGTTTAGATCCAATCTGGACTCATGTTGATCTTCCATAG
- a CDS encoding uncharacterized protein (COG:S;~EggNog:ENOG410Q1T7;~TransMembrane:5 (o20-41i53-76o96-114i126-148o204-222i);~antiSMASH:Cluster_4.1) codes for MAASETGDLGYDHDNLRHVVITATCFALILSTVSVALRLYCRKITGTKVFFDDYLIIVALVFEYAVSLAGVVLLYNGLGTHIIYVPPSDLTLASGSFLYTLCIAFTKLSILALYKRIFSIRPMILAANSVGAIVILWCFGVCLIGGVACIPLEKLWNPAIPGGCIDLAKFYYGLQIPNIVTDAVILALPMKHVWNLQVPRAQKIMLTGIFCLGALTLAFDIVRLVTLIELSKAGSDITYDQVPASVWTCIEPAVGITASCLSNMRPLFLSLTQLRDKMPRLFSRPSQIEAVEVEDSKIVFTQTVRVNSSHADESDTACRKGPFAGTPSPLSIGTSVSTD; via the exons ATGGCGGCATCAGAGACTGGTGATCTTGGATATGACCATGACAACCTGCGGCATGTCGTGATTACTGCCACTTGCTTTGCGTTGATCCTTTCTACGGTGTCGGTTGCCCTACGTCTGTACTGTCGCAAGATCACGGGCACCAAGGTCTTCTTTGATGATTACCTGATCATCGTGGCATTG GTTTTCGAATATGCAGTGTCACTGGCTGGAGTTGTCT TGCTGTATAACGGACTGGGCACTCACATTATCTACGTTCCTCCTTCAGATTTG ACTCTAGCCAGCGGCAGCTTCCTATACACACTATGCATCGCATTCACGAAGCTCTCCATCCTCGCGTTATACAAGCGAATCTTTTCCATCCGACCGATGATACTAGCGGCCAACTCTGTTGGGGCAATTGTCATCCTGTGGTGTTTCGGGGTATGTCTGATCGGGGGCGTCGCATGTATTCCATTGGAGAAGCTTTGGAACCCGGCGATTCCCGGCGGATGCATCGACCTGGCCAAGTTCTACTATGGGCTCCAGATCCCGAACATCGTGACTGACGCCGTCATCCTGGCGCTACCGATGAAGCACGTTTGGAACCTTCAGGTGCCGCGTGCGCAGAAGATTATGTTGACAGGCATCTTTTGCCTTGGTGCTTT AACGCTTGCCTTTGACATTGTACGGCTGGTGACACTAATTGAGCTTTCAAAGGCCGGCAGCGATATTACAt ATGACCAAGTACCCGCCAGTGTGTGGACCTGCATTGAGCCCGCCGTGGGTATAACAGCTTCTTGTCTGTCAAATATGCGACCactgtttctttccttgacACAGTTGCGCGACAAGATGCCTCGTCTGTTTTCCCGACCGTCACAGATTGAAGCGGTGGAGGTAGAGGACTCAAAAATCGTATTCACTCAAACTGTGCGAGTCAACAGTAGTCACGCTGACGAGTCGGACACGGCGTGTCGCAAGGGCCCTTTTGCTGGAACGCCATCGCCTCTATCAATAGGGACTAGTGTATCGACAGATTGA